The following proteins come from a genomic window of Salvia hispanica cultivar TCC Black 2014 chromosome 4, UniMelb_Shisp_WGS_1.0, whole genome shotgun sequence:
- the LOC125185216 gene encoding WAT1-related protein At1g43650-like, translated as MAGLLASMEAKKPYLAMILIQVISAGMSLLSKAAITKGMDPYVFVVYRQAFATLALAPFAFFLERGDKSPPLAFALFCKIVLVSTGIAVSLNLFHFALNYVSATFASALVNTCPAMMFILALCFRIERLSIKQGHGMAKVAGSALGFAGALVCTFVQGPAIYPESRKDFLRAYKQSYTRGDWIKGSLIILGSNAAWCMWFIMQGPLIKLYPAKLRLTALQCLSSCALSAVWAAAKQRHRESWSLGWNINLVSVFYCGAISTAICYWLIVWVVEKKGPVFGAAFSPLALIITAVFSAALLQETLHWGSVGGAVLLVIGLYGILWGKSKETEIAVTNQNEGAEETDLEDHT; from the exons ATGGCTGGCTTGCTGGCGTCTATGGAGGCGAAGAAGCCATACCTGGCGATGATATTGATACAGGTGATCTCTGCTGGAATGTCTTTGCTGTCTAAGGCAGCAATCACGAAAGGGATGGATCCTTACGTCTTTGTAGTGTATCGCCAAGCATTTGCTACACTTGCATTGGCCCCTTTCGCCTTCTTCCTCGAGAG AGGCGACAAGTCTCCTCCACTGGCATTCGCCTTGTTCTGCAAGATAGTCTTGGTTTCGACAGG GATCGCGGTGAGCTTGAATCTCTTCCACTTCGCCCTCAACTACGTCTCTGCAACGTTTGCTTCTGCATTAGTCAACACGTGCCCGGCCATGATGTTCATCTTAGCTCTCTGCTTCCG AATAGAGAGGCTCTCAATAAAACAAGGGCATGGAATGGCTAAAGTGGCAGGTTCTGCATTAGGATTTGCAGGTGCTCTAGTGTGCACTTTTGTGCAAGGGCCAGCCATCTACCCTGAGAGCCGCAAGGACTTCTTACGCGCCTACAAGCAAAGCTACACGAGGGGCGACTGGATAAAGGGCTCCCTCATCATCCTAGGCTCCAACGCGGCATGGTGCATGTGGTTCATCATGCAG GGCCCGTTGATCAAGCTGTATCCTGCCAAACTGCGCCTCACGGCTCTGCAATGTCTCTCTAGCTGTGCATTATCAGCGGTATGGGCTGCAGCAAAGCAAAGACATAGAGAGTCTTGGAGTCTTGGATGGAACATCAACCTTGTTTCAGTGTTTTACTGT GGGGCGATTTCGACTGCAATCTGTTACTGGCTGATTGTTTGGGTGGTGGAGAAGAAAGGCCCGGTGTTCGGGGCTGCCTTCTCGCCGTTAGCACTGATCATCACCGCGGTTTTCTCAGCCGCATTGTTGCAGGAGACCCTTCACTGGGGAAG TGTTGGTGGAGCTGTTTTGTTAGTGATAGGGCTCTATGGCATTCTGTGGGGGAAGTCTAAAGAAACCGAAATAGCAGTAACCAATCAAAACGAGGGAGCAGAGGAAACAGACTTGGAAGACCACACATGA
- the LOC125217535 gene encoding protein LIKE COV 2-like → MRVELMAAESSSNRGKKESAASGLLNSPTRLNDDVEDPAKSPPHSPTNSSTRKACYAVLQSWVSKKFMTGCVVLFPVAVTFFITWWFIQFVDGFFSPIYERLGIDIFGLGFITSIIFIFFVGIFASSWLGSTVFLIGEWFIKRMPFVSHIYSASKQISSAISPDQNTTAFKEVAIIRHPRVGEYAFGFITSSVVLQRDDGDEELCSVYVPTNHLYIGDIFLVSSKDIIRPNLSIREGIEIIVSVGMSMPQIISPAEELAHQQERIPPSRMMI, encoded by the exons ATGAGAGTGGAATTAATGGCGGCGGAGAGCAGCAGTAATCGGGGGAAGAAGGAGTCAGCGGCGTCAGGATTGTTGAATTCGCCGACGCGTCTAAACGACGACGTTGAAGATCCCGCCAAATCCCCGCCCCACTCCCCCACCAATTCCTCCACGCGCAAG GCTTGCTATGCTGTTCTTCAGAGTTGGGTTTCCAAGAAGTTCATGACAGGATG TGTGGTTCTATTTCCAGTTGCTGTTACATTTTTTATCACTTGGTGGTTTATCCAGTTCGTTGATGGTTTCTTCAGCCCTATATACGAGAGGCTTGGCATTGACATATTTG GCCTTGGATTCATCACATCAataatctttattttcttcgTTGGTATTTTTGCTTCATCATGGTTGGGTTCCACAGTTTTCTTGATAGGAGAATGGTTTATAAAGCGAATGCCCTTTGTAAGTCATATATATTCAGCATCGAAGCAAATTAGTTCTGCAATCTCACCag ATCAGAATACAACTGCATTCAAGGAGGTTGCTATTATCCGCCATCCTCGTGTTGGAGAATATGCTTTTGGCTTTATAACATCGTCTGTAGTTCTTCAG AGAGATGATGGAGATGAAGAACTATGCTCTGTGTACGTGCCAACAAATCATTTATACATCGGGGACATATTTCTCGTTAGCTCAAAAGACATCATTCGGCCAAACTTGTCTATTCGAGAGGGCATAG AGATAATTGTCTCGGTGGGGATGTCAATGCCTCAGATAATTTCTCCTGCTGAAGAGCTTGCTCATCAGCAGGAGCGGATCCCCCCTAGTAGAATGATGATTTAG
- the LOC125223598 gene encoding cyclic pyranopterin monophosphate synthase, mitochondrial: MQTQRLMFLRRFATTSKPFPRPRFFSSHDITKTIAELNQEMEFVFGAPPPSSISGSSDSPTLDQEPHLETNGVNPERVPPSGLTHVDGKGEARMVDISSKEITKRVALASCKVVLGQKVFDLVSANQMEKGDVLGVAKIAGVCAAKQTSNLIPLCHNINLSRVHVDLDLNPRDFSIEVRGEAVSTGKTGVEMEALTAVTVAGLTVYDMCKAASKDIVITDVRLEQKSGGKSGDWSR, from the exons ATGCAAACTCAGCGATTGATGTTTCTTCGTCGATTTGCAACAACATCGAAGCCTTTTCCAAGGCCTAGGTTCTTCAGCAGCCATGATATTACCAAAACTATTGCCGAGCTCAATCAG GAAATGGAGTTTGTGTTTGGTGCCCCTCCCCCGTCATCCATTTCTGGCTCGTCAGACAGTCCAACACTAGATCAAGAACCACATCTTGAAACCAATGGCGTCAATCCAGAAAGAGTGCCTCCTTCTGGATTGACTCACGTTGATGGCAAAGGCGAAGCCCGAATGGTTGATATCTCCTCCAAGGAGATAACCAAGAGAGTGGCACTTGCTAGTTGCAAAGTTGTGTTAGGCCAGAAGGTGTTTGATTTGGTCTCAGCCAACCAAATGGAGAAAGGGGATGTTCTCGGTGTGGCCAAGATTGCTGGGGTCTGCGCTGCAAAGCAGACGAGCAATCTCATCCCGTTGTGCCACAACATCAACCTGTCTCGTGTTCATGTGGATCTGGACTTGAACCCTCGCGATTTTAGCATTGAGGTACGGGGGGAAGCTGTCTCGACTGGGAAAACCGGGGTCGAGATGGAAGCCCTGACTGCAGTCACAGTTGCTGGCCTTACAGTGTATGATATGTGCAAGGCTGCTTCCAAGGATATTGTCATTACAGATGTGAGGCTTGAACAGAAAAGTGGAGGGAAGAGTGGGGATTGGTCCAGGTAA